A portion of the Pseudomonadota bacterium genome contains these proteins:
- a CDS encoding ferrous iron transport protein A, translating into MGARISLRHMARNQSGIIVAVKVAGELGRRIRDIGLVPGTEITILGRAPLYDPVALRVRGNTLTLRNNEADYIEVEIEDA; encoded by the coding sequence ATGGGAGCCAGAATATCGCTGCGACACATGGCCAGGAATCAGTCGGGAATCATTGTCGCCGTTAAGGTCGCCGGTGAGCTCGGGCGGCGGATTCGTGATATCGGGTTGGTTCCCGGCACCGAGATCACGATTCTCGGCCGGGCGCCCTTGTATGATCCGGTGGCCTTGCGGGTGCGCGGCAATACCCTGACCCTGCGCAATAACGAAGCCGATTATATCGAGGTTGAAATTGAAGATGCCTGA